From Denitrovibrio acetiphilus DSM 12809, the proteins below share one genomic window:
- a CDS encoding ATP-binding protein, protein MERGLSNKLASELKKHLGNNEDWLIKRILYYAKKQGYTAYTSTLEEAWRASIVGLSTPLLNTPSTSFWLQELHPHSDFPSDPYAQFGVMEAKKHRERGIDLIMFLGLFKYYRQTYEDLLFKVDMDMDDIKSCRTFLKRYFDRVELGFIDGWMKLGGDTINHEMTEANRQLTNEKSLYLTTLESLKQPLIVTDDNGAVKLMNQAAAELFAGHSAPGAVYYGGQKVNISPVIEKNIKLFLKTYKVSDSYTFVYNNKVFDVTSTRMKDVSGKFIGLAVILNDITDKRNTESYLKESEALRKAFMEGIDAAALVLDMETQEVVDFNTRVEDLFSGCSFTEEGPVFYENIGGEPHSVFDLAEKSVNNEERYIDLCREHFKPVRLFSVEVWFHNKRHKIMIIFDISREKMLEKRANHLQHLEVLGDIASSIPVMIGAATEELGDTIDELQKGLAGGVGSDVLIDNVKTAAGKASDISEVITALHSIVQYETESACIDLNQLLKNCITLTRDKWYPYADVQTSFGNGQIGVVCSPDEMGQVFLNLLVNAAYAVRKKYETDSGRGSIIISSRYTGTFFEAKISDSGIGIKKKDYKRVFDQGFSTKEVGSVTGNGLAIVYDIVVKRHKGTIEFKSAEGRGTEFTLRIPVD, encoded by the coding sequence ATGGAAAGAGGGCTGTCCAATAAGCTGGCTTCAGAACTAAAAAAACATCTTGGTAATAACGAAGACTGGCTCATTAAACGAATTTTATATTATGCAAAAAAGCAAGGTTATACCGCATACACTTCCACCCTTGAAGAGGCGTGGAGGGCTTCAATTGTCGGTCTTAGTACCCCCCTGCTTAATACTCCGTCCACATCCTTCTGGCTACAGGAGCTACATCCTCATTCCGATTTTCCGAGCGATCCTTATGCCCAGTTCGGTGTTATGGAAGCTAAAAAACACAGGGAACGGGGGATAGACCTGATAATGTTTCTTGGGCTTTTCAAATATTACCGGCAAACATATGAAGACCTGCTTTTCAAAGTTGATATGGACATGGACGACATTAAGAGCTGCCGTACTTTTCTGAAAAGGTATTTCGACAGGGTAGAGCTTGGCTTTATCGATGGATGGATGAAGCTCGGCGGTGATACCATTAACCATGAGATGACAGAGGCTAACAGGCAGCTTACAAATGAGAAGTCTTTGTATCTGACTACTCTGGAAAGCCTTAAGCAGCCGCTTATCGTTACGGATGACAACGGAGCAGTGAAGCTTATGAATCAGGCAGCGGCAGAGCTGTTTGCAGGTCATTCCGCACCAGGTGCAGTGTATTACGGCGGCCAGAAGGTTAATATCTCTCCTGTTATAGAGAAGAATATTAAACTTTTTCTAAAGACGTATAAAGTGTCAGACAGTTACACATTTGTTTATAACAATAAAGTCTTTGATGTTACGTCTACCCGTATGAAAGATGTTAGCGGTAAATTTATCGGTCTTGCCGTTATATTAAACGACATAACAGATAAGAGAAACACAGAAAGCTACCTGAAAGAAAGTGAAGCACTGCGGAAGGCATTTATGGAGGGGATAGATGCTGCTGCACTTGTGCTGGACATGGAAACACAGGAAGTTGTTGATTTTAATACCAGAGTGGAAGATCTTTTTTCTGGGTGCAGTTTTACAGAGGAAGGTCCTGTTTTTTATGAAAATATTGGCGGTGAGCCTCACTCTGTATTCGATCTTGCGGAAAAGTCAGTTAATAATGAAGAACGATATATCGACCTTTGCAGAGAGCATTTTAAACCGGTCAGACTTTTTTCTGTGGAAGTATGGTTTCACAACAAACGTCATAAAATAATGATAATTTTTGATATTTCACGGGAGAAAATGCTGGAGAAAAGAGCTAACCACCTGCAGCATCTTGAAGTTCTGGGGGATATCGCAAGCTCCATTCCTGTTATGATAGGTGCAGCCACGGAGGAGCTGGGGGATACTATCGATGAGCTTCAGAAAGGGCTTGCCGGTGGCGTAGGCTCTGACGTTTTAATAGATAATGTCAAAACAGCAGCAGGGAAGGCATCTGATATCAGTGAAGTTATCACTGCCCTGCATTCCATTGTGCAGTATGAAACAGAGAGTGCGTGTATTGATCTGAATCAGCTTTTGAAAAACTGTATAACCCTTACACGGGACAAGTGGTATCCATATGCCGATGTGCAGACATCATTTGGAAACGGGCAGATTGGGGTTGTATGCTCTCCTGATGAGATGGGACAGGTTTTTCTGAATCTGCTTGTGAATGCTGCCTATGCAGTGCGCAAGAAGTATGAGACAGACAGTGGCAGAGGTTCTATTATTATATCGAGCAGATATACTGGTACGTTTTTCGAGGCAAAGATAAGTGACTCGGGCATAGGCATAAAGAAAAAAGACTACAAGCGTGTTTTTGATCAGGGATTTTCTACAAAAGAGGTTGGCAGTGTCACAGGGAATGGACTTGCCATAGTGTACGATATCGTGGTGAAAAGACACAAAGGGACTATTGAATTTAAAAGTGCAGAAGGGAGGGGGACTGAGTTTACTCTCCGGATTCCCGTTGATTAG
- a CDS encoding AEC family transporter, producing the protein MVQILQIILPVFIVLSLGWFIKRINLIDGDFITTANRLIFNVCLPVLLFYKISHADLRSVFSISHLVVMICAIMLMFAISFILAKTTGLGNSSGTFAMNSFRANYAYMGLPVSAYAYGDQGLVVASVLMAFVVPMVNFMSVVALSISMTTGRSFKPFLRNTLLNPLAIACLLGIAASWFSIGFPVFIERSLQIVSGVTLPLALFCVGGSMSRAQMKGELMPSMLASSMKLLVMPFLAFALLHLFGMEFSITSKTLVIMLSAPTATVNYVLASQMQGDAPLAGSTIVISTLLSIFTFTFWLFLLGV; encoded by the coding sequence ATGGTACAAATTTTACAAATTATTCTCCCTGTGTTCATAGTCCTGTCCCTGGGCTGGTTCATAAAGCGGATTAACCTTATTGACGGAGACTTCATCACAACAGCAAACAGGCTGATATTCAATGTCTGTCTGCCTGTTCTATTGTTTTACAAAATATCCCATGCCGACCTGCGTTCAGTATTCAGCATAAGCCATCTTGTGGTTATGATATGCGCAATAATGCTTATGTTCGCCATATCATTTATCCTTGCTAAAACAACAGGGCTTGGCAATTCCTCCGGCACTTTTGCCATGAATTCATTTCGTGCTAACTATGCGTATATGGGACTACCCGTAAGCGCATATGCATACGGTGATCAGGGACTTGTGGTCGCTTCTGTTCTGATGGCATTTGTTGTGCCTATGGTCAACTTTATGTCCGTCGTGGCTCTCAGCATATCCATGACAACGGGCAGATCATTCAAACCGTTCCTCAGGAACACACTGCTTAACCCACTTGCAATAGCCTGTCTGCTGGGCATTGCCGCGTCATGGTTCTCTATAGGTTTTCCTGTTTTCATAGAAAGGTCTCTTCAGATTGTCAGCGGAGTGACACTGCCACTTGCTCTCTTTTGTGTGGGGGGGAGCATGAGCCGTGCACAGATGAAAGGAGAGTTGATGCCCTCTATGCTGGCGTCATCGATGAAATTACTTGTGATGCCTTTTCTGGCGTTTGCACTGCTCCATTTGTTCGGAATGGAATTTTCTATCACATCAAAAACACTCGTTATAATGCTGTCTGCGCCGACTGCTACTGTGAATTATGTTCTTGCCTCTCAGATGCAGGGTGATGCGCCGCTTGCCGGAAGTACGATAGTTATATCAACACTGCTGTCTATCTTTACTTTCACCTTCTGGCTGTTTCTGTTGGGAGTTTAA
- a CDS encoding ArnT family glycosyltransferase, whose product MRFNKGFWWLMLLVTSLFGAHMVNTDLRGDSMNYAAISNNILHGNNPLILTLNDNLYMNKPPLFFWVNALFIKFFGATPFSVKLSTLLAALAVTFFLYKIIKEILKDERSAVIAPFLFFTTYIVYKNTHMLKLETFVSAFMLGAVYFYLRFIKDKGSLNLILVSIFSGLAVFSKGALGVVPVAAMFVFPVFCKNLLTFSYYSKMLLVAVLTVVIPGWWFWYIIGQTPFFETFFISQMLDRVGDNAISMSGTTYFRRPVWAYLIYILKYGGLFIVLFPYGLYRLKKDGKINTGVKFMLTLAVMYTVVIHFITTREQRYLYQFYMFFWFAGAYGVSVLIKKNYTPFLKYVSIGLLLFLVIYPGDLNWSTYGVLMDVNRIAEKNDIKVVAREPNLTDKSDKAAMSFYLRGYSSSPAGLERWIEVTDKHHRLNDGDLLYSTRRILVYLMRSEGAN is encoded by the coding sequence ATGAGGTTTAATAAAGGTTTCTGGTGGCTTATGCTGCTTGTAACATCACTATTCGGCGCCCATATGGTAAACACTGACCTTCGTGGCGACAGTATGAACTATGCAGCTATTTCTAACAATATTCTGCATGGAAATAATCCTTTGATACTGACTTTGAACGATAACCTTTATATGAATAAACCGCCGTTGTTTTTCTGGGTGAATGCTTTGTTTATAAAGTTTTTCGGTGCGACGCCATTTAGTGTGAAGCTTTCTACTCTCCTTGCCGCTCTTGCTGTAACATTTTTCCTTTATAAAATTATAAAAGAGATATTAAAAGATGAACGTTCTGCGGTCATAGCACCATTTTTATTTTTTACGACATACATAGTTTATAAAAATACTCACATGTTAAAGCTTGAGACTTTTGTCAGCGCATTTATGCTGGGAGCGGTATATTTTTATTTAAGGTTTATTAAGGATAAAGGCAGTTTGAATCTTATTCTTGTTAGTATCTTTTCGGGGCTGGCAGTTTTTTCCAAAGGGGCTTTGGGAGTTGTGCCTGTTGCAGCTATGTTTGTATTTCCTGTTTTCTGCAAAAACCTGCTTACATTTAGTTATTACTCAAAAATGTTGCTGGTGGCAGTACTGACAGTTGTTATCCCCGGGTGGTGGTTTTGGTATATTATAGGGCAGACCCCTTTTTTTGAAACCTTCTTTATCAGTCAGATGCTTGACAGGGTTGGAGATAATGCCATCAGTATGAGTGGTACAACCTATTTTCGAAGACCTGTGTGGGCATATCTGATTTATATCCTTAAATACGGTGGTCTTTTTATTGTTCTGTTTCCCTATGGTCTTTACAGGCTTAAAAAGGACGGTAAGATAAATACTGGTGTTAAATTTATGCTGACACTTGCAGTGATGTATACGGTTGTAATTCACTTTATTACGACAAGAGAACAGAGATATCTTTATCAGTTTTATATGTTTTTCTGGTTTGCCGGTGCTTATGGTGTTTCTGTACTGATAAAGAAGAATTATACGCCGTTTTTGAAATATGTATCCATAGGGCTTCTGCTGTTTCTGGTAATTTATCCCGGGGATCTTAACTGGAGCACATATGGTGTGCTTATGGATGTTAACCGTATAGCAGAGAAAAACGATATTAAAGTTGTGGCAAGGGAACCAAACCTTACGGATAAATCAGATAAGGCGGCTATGAGTTTTTATCTGCGGGGTTATTCTTCCAGTCCGGCAGGACTAGAGAGATGGATAGAAGTTACTGATAAACACCATAGACTTAATGACGGCGACCTTTTGTATTCCACACGCAGGATACTTGTTTATCTTATGAGGTCAGAAGGTGCCAACTAA
- the recJ gene encoding single-stranded-DNA-specific exonuclease RecJ, translating to MSEISYKSLRYKWIYRKPECSDISELADELGMPVCITEALYKRELFNADVLDAYFKTPLKGISSPFLIKDMEKAAAAIAESIKNNTKICIYGDYDVDGVTSVALMFLFLKEVGADVTYYIPNRLQEGYGLNKTAIKDIAEAGSRLIITVDCGINAMEEVQYAVSMGVEVIITDHHQPSESIPEGAAAVVNPMREDDTSAFKGLSGVGVAFKLVMALRYKLNESGRFKGKIPNIKKYLDLVTLGTIADVVPLVGENRIIVRHGLEILSGKNCRPGLRELKRVAGIDGQKVTTTHVGFGLAPRINAVGRMGASDKGLRLLITNDREQSLYLAEELDKENKSRQDIERHIIEESFKRVEKNKLHEKYKGLVLYSEEWHQGVIGIVASRLVEKYNLPAIVLTFEDGVGKGSGRSIPSFDLYKGLEQMQDILLSFGGHKYAAGLRIEEQHITSLQKRFHKAVEDLLEPKDFVAELKIDALMEPSDVSSELMKWLGRMEPYGAGNREPVFCMRGVNKHQEPVFVGRESMHLKIFLEKNGKVFDCIGYNMKAYKDVVYGNESFDIVFSPAATGYYHGRYTQLVLKDIKPADGEWETEKE from the coding sequence ATGTCAGAGATCAGCTATAAAAGTCTGAGGTACAAATGGATATACAGAAAGCCTGAATGCAGCGACATTTCAGAGCTCGCAGATGAGCTGGGGATGCCGGTGTGCATAACTGAGGCTTTGTATAAGCGTGAACTTTTTAATGCTGATGTCCTTGATGCCTATTTCAAAACCCCTCTGAAGGGGATCTCTTCCCCCTTTCTTATAAAAGATATGGAAAAAGCCGCAGCAGCGATTGCGGAGTCTATTAAAAATAATACAAAAATATGCATATACGGTGACTATGACGTTGACGGTGTCACGTCAGTTGCGCTTATGTTTCTCTTTCTGAAAGAAGTGGGAGCGGATGTAACTTACTATATCCCCAACAGGCTGCAAGAGGGCTATGGACTGAACAAAACAGCAATAAAAGATATAGCGGAAGCCGGGAGCAGGCTTATAATAACTGTAGACTGTGGCATAAATGCCATGGAAGAAGTGCAGTATGCTGTTTCCATGGGGGTGGAGGTTATAATAACTGATCATCACCAGCCTTCCGAAAGTATCCCTGAGGGTGCTGCCGCAGTAGTAAACCCAATGAGAGAAGACGACACCAGCGCCTTTAAGGGGTTGTCCGGTGTGGGAGTTGCCTTTAAACTTGTTATGGCACTCCGCTACAAGCTGAATGAGTCCGGACGATTCAAAGGTAAGATACCAAACATCAAAAAATATCTCGATCTGGTCACGCTTGGCACTATTGCAGACGTTGTGCCTCTTGTTGGCGAAAACAGAATTATCGTCAGGCACGGACTGGAGATATTATCAGGAAAGAACTGCCGTCCCGGTCTACGTGAGCTTAAACGTGTGGCGGGGATAGACGGGCAGAAGGTTACCACAACCCATGTCGGATTTGGTCTTGCCCCACGGATAAACGCTGTCGGGCGTATGGGGGCATCGGATAAAGGGCTCAGGCTTCTGATTACAAACGACAGGGAACAATCTTTGTATCTGGCAGAGGAGCTGGACAAAGAGAACAAATCCCGTCAGGACATAGAAAGGCATATAATAGAAGAATCCTTTAAGCGGGTTGAGAAAAATAAGCTCCACGAAAAATATAAAGGACTTGTGCTGTACTCTGAGGAGTGGCATCAGGGTGTAATAGGGATTGTTGCATCCCGTCTGGTCGAAAAGTATAATCTGCCTGCGATAGTGCTGACTTTCGAAGATGGTGTTGGCAAAGGTTCCGGACGGAGCATTCCGTCTTTCGACCTTTACAAGGGGCTGGAGCAGATGCAGGACATCCTTTTGTCTTTCGGAGGGCATAAATATGCCGCCGGGCTGAGGATAGAGGAACAGCACATCACAAGCCTTCAGAAGCGTTTTCATAAGGCGGTTGAAGACCTGCTAGAGCCAAAGGATTTCGTTGCCGAGCTGAAAATTGATGCGCTCATGGAACCCTCTGATGTCAGCTCAGAGCTGATGAAGTGGCTGGGGCGCATGGAGCCTTACGGTGCGGGGAACAGAGAGCCTGTTTTCTGTATGCGCGGAGTTAATAAGCATCAGGAGCCCGTTTTTGTGGGCAGAGAAAGTATGCATCTGAAGATATTTCTGGAAAAAAACGGAAAGGTCTTTGACTGCATAGGTTATAACATGAAAGCATACAAGGATGTTGTGTACGGAAACGAAAGTTTTGATATAGTTTTTTCTCCAGCGGCGACAGGCTATTATCACGGGCGTTACACACAGCTTGTTTTAAAAGATATAAAACCGGCGGATGGTGAATGGGAAACAGAGAAAGAATAG